In Streptococcus parauberis NCFD 2020, the sequence TTTTGGTTTTGTAAATTTTAATATGGCAAACAAATTGGCAGAAGGTGGTGTAGCTGGAATTACTTTAATACTCCATGCAATGATAGGGATTAACCCAGCCTATTCTTCTCTGATTCTAAACATTCCTTTATTTATCTTGGGAGCGAAAATTTTTGGTAAGCGGTCGCTATTCCTTACAATCTATGGCACTGTAACAATGTCAATTTTTATCTGGCTTTGGCAGAAGGTTCCTATTGCCATGGGACTGGAACACGATATGATGTTAGTGGCAGTTGTTGGGGGGTTATGCGCCGGTCTTGGTAGTGGAATTGTTTTTCGATATGGTGCAACTACTGGTGGAACAGATATCATTGGTCGAATTGCTGAAGAAAAATTGGGCATTAAGTTAGGACAAACGTTGCTTTTTATAGATGCATTAGTTCTAATTGCCTCTTTATCCTATATTGACCTCAAACATATGCTTTACACCTTAGTAGCTTCCTTTGTTTTTAGTCAAGTCATTACAGTTGTTCAAAATGGTGGTTACACAATTCGTGGTATGATTATCATTACTAAGCATTCAAAAGCTGCAGCTGCACAGATTTTAACTGAAATCAATCGTGGGGTTACCTACTTGAGAGGTGAGGGAGCTTATTCTGGTAATGAGTACAATGTTATGTACATCACTTTAAGTCCTAATGAGGTCCGTGAAGTCAAACGAATCTTGGCTGATCTTGATCCAGATGCCTTTATCTCAATTGTTGATGTTGACGAAGTAATTAGTTCGGACTTTAAAATACGTCGCAAAAATTATGATAAACCAGTATAAAAAAACAGTTCCCAAGGAACTGTTTTTTTATATATTTACATTTTTTCAGGAGCTTCAACGCCAAGTAGACGAAGGGCTTCTTTAAGGACTATACCAGTTGAGTAGCATAATGCTAATCTGCTGTCACGCTCGTCACTTTCATCAAGGATATGTGTGTGTGCATAGTATTTATTAAAGGCTTGAGCCAATTGGATTGCATACTTAGCAATGGTTGATGGGTCATATTTTTCAGCCGCACGTTGGATAGTTTTGCTGAAGGCTTGAATCAACTTGATAATTTCCCAGCTTTCAGTGTCTTTTAATGAATAGTTAGCACTAGCATCTGGAGTGAAATTAGCTTTGCGTAAAATTGACTGAATACGAGCATAAGCATATTGAACATAAGGACCAGTTTCACCTTCAAATGAAACCATTGCTTCTAAGTCGAAGTCATAACCATTGTCACGGTCTGTTTTCAAGTCATAGAACTTGATGGCACCAATACCAACTTGTTTAGCAACTTCTTCTTTATTTTCTAAATCAGGATTTTTTGCTTCAATTTGTGTAAGGGCACGAGAAACGGCTTCGTCTAAAGTTGGTTCAAGTAAGATGATATTACCTTTACGAGTTGATAGTTTTTTCTTATTCTTAGTAACTAGACCAAATGAAACGTGAACCATATCGTCTGACCAGTCAAATCCCATTTCTTTAAGAACTGCTTTTAGTTGTTTGAAGTGATGTGATTGTTCTTGACCAACAACGTAAATATTTTTAACAAAGTCAAATGTACGTTTACGGTACATTGCTGTGGCCATATCACGCGTGATATAAAGGGTAGCACCATCAGATTTTTTGATAAGTGCTGGTGGAAGGTTGTATTTTTCAAGGTCAACAATTTTAGCACCTTTAGAGTCATGAAGAAGGTTTTTATCTTCAAGAATTTGAAGACCTTCATCCATCTTATCATTATAGAAGGCTTCCCCATGGTAATGGTCAAAAGTAATATTTAGTTTTTCGTAGATACGGTTAAATTCAACAAGACTTTCATCACGGAACCATTGCCATAAATCCCAAGCTTCTTTGTCGCCATCTTCCAATTTTTTAAACCATTGACGAGCTTCTTCATCAAGTTCAGGTTTTTCTTCCGCTTCGGCATTAATACGGACGTATAATTTCAAAAGTTCAGCAATTGGGTCAGCTTCAACAGCCTTTGGATCGCCCCAAAGTTTGTAAGCAACAATCAACATCCCAAACTGTTTACCCCAGTCACCTAAATGGTTAATACGGAATAAATTATAGCCTAGTTTAGAGTAAAGACTAGCAATAGAATCACCAATAACTGTTGAGCGAAGGTGACCAACTGAGAATGGTTTTGCGATGTTAGGACTAGACATATCTAAGGTAATGTTTTGACCATCACCAATATGTTGTTGACCAAAATCAGCTTTTTCAGTAATAACGTCTTTCATTACATCTTGAGAGATAAGTGATTTGTTAAGGAAAAAGTTAATGTAAGGACCAATAGCAACAACTTTTTCAAATTGGTCAGCATTAATTTTTTCAGCAAGGTCACTAGCAATCATTTGTGGGGCTTTACGAAGGACTTTTGCCAAGCTGAAAGCTGGGAAGGCTAAGTCACCCATTTCAGAATTCTTTGGTGTTTCAATTAAATTGATAATGGTATCTTGTTCCAACTCAGGAACAACTTTTGCAATTTCATTTGCAACGAGTGTTTTAGTATCCATTTGTTTTCTCCTAAAATAGTTTGTCATTTCATTTTATCACATTTTAACAAAATAAACGAGAGTTCGATTGAGAAATTATACCATAAATCTAAAAGGTAAAACAGTCAATTTTAAAAAAGTTAATAAATTAGTTCAAAAAATAAATATTTTTAAAAAAAGAGATAAAAAAGGGACTTATATCTATAAATTTTATTCATAAATTCTAAAATTGTGATGGATTTGGATGAAATAAAGTAAGAAATTTGATATAATCTAGAGGATAATTATACAATTGGGGTGGAATCTTATGAATAAAATTGAGCGTCAAAATCATATAAAGCAGATTATTCAAGCTCAGCATATTGGAACCCAGGAAGACATTAAAACTTTCCTTCAGAATGATGGAATTAATGTTACTCAAGCAACACTGTCTAGGGATTTAAGAGAGATTGGACTTCTCAAGTTGCGTGATGAAAAGGGAAAATTATATTATAGTCTATCAGAACCTATGGCGACACCTTTTAGCCCTGATGTCCGGTACTATATTCAAAGTGTCGACCGAGCAGGATTTATGTTGGTCTTACATACTAGTTTAGGAGAGGCAGATGTCTTGGCTAATCTAGTAGATAGTGATAATATAGCAGATGTTTTGGGGACAATTGCTGGCGCAGATACGCTATTAATAATCTGTCGTAATGAAGAAATTGCCCAAAGGTATGAAAAAGATCTGGCTGCCAGCTTATGATACATTATCAAGAATCTTTAAAGCAATTGATCGAAGCCGTTGAAAATCATAGCAGTATCAAGGATTTTAAAGCTATTAGTCAAAATAATCAGTTTTTAGAAAAATATAAGAACGATGCTTATTTAATGAAACTAAATCAACAGAATGCTCTCTTGTTTGAAAAGTTTGAAAAAACAAACGCTGCTAAACAATCAAACATAGAGGCAAGGAAATTGCAAGACAGTTTAGAAGATCAGCCATTAATTAATGATTATAGACAAAAAATGCAAGATGCCAGTGATTTAATTCAATATGTAACTAAAACCATTGAAGAGAAAATTAATAAGGAGATAAAGGATGACAGAGCCTAAAGTTTCTCCTGGAATGCAACAGTATCTGGACATAAAAGTAAATTATCCAGATGCTTTTTTGCTTTTTAGGATGGGTGACTTTTACGAATTATTTTATGACGATGCTGTTAAAGCAGCTCAAATATTAGAAATTGGTTTAACCAGTCGCAACAAGAATGCTGAAAACCCAATACCCATGGCGGGAGTGCCCCACCATTCAGCACAACAATATATTGATGTTTTAATTGAGCAAGGTTATAAAGTAGCCATTGCTGAACAAATGGAAGATCCTAAAAAAGCTGTCGGCGTTGTTAAACGTGAAGTGGTTCAAGTGATTACTCCCGGAACTGTTGTCGATTCAGCTAAACCAACCAGTTCAAATAATTTCTTAGTTGCGATTGATTATAATGGTAGCAATTATGGTTTGGCTTATATGGACCTAGCTACTGGTGAATTCTTTGTGACAGCTCTGGAGGATTTCGCAAGTATTTGCAGTGAAATCTTAAATTTGAAAGCTAAAGAAGTTCTTGTTGGATATGACTTAAGTGGCCAAGAAGAAGAAATTTTAGTAAAACAATATAATCTATTACTATCTTATGAAGAGGAAGAAATTGATGACAGTAAACTTTTAGATAATAATTTGTCAATCATTGAAAAAATGGTCGCAAGTAAGTTATTAGCTTATGTACACCATACGCAAATGCGCGACCTAATTCACCTTCAAAAAGTCGTTCACTATGAGATAAACGATTACTTACAAATGTCTTATGCTACTAAATCAAGCTTAGATCTACTAGAAAATGCTCGAACCGGAAAAAAACATGGCAGTCTATACTGGTTATTAGATCAAACCAAGACAGCAATGGGGATGCGACTTCTGCGTGCTTGGATTGACCGTCCTCTAATTAGTAAAGAAGCTGTAATCCAGCGCCAAGAAATTATTCAAGTCTTACTTGATAATTTCATTGAGCGTTCTGATTTAAGTGATAGCTTAAAAGGTGTCTATGACATTGAAAGACTTTCAAGTCGTGTATCTTTCGGTAAGGTTAATCCCAAAGACTTATTGCAACTAGGACATACCTTAGCTCAAGTGCCAACAATTAAAGCCATTTTGGAAAGTATGGATAGTCCTCACTTAGAGGGACTCATTGCTGGTATCGACCCAATCCCTGAGTTAGAACACCTAATTCAATCAGCTATTGATCCAGATGCGCCTGCAACAATT encodes:
- the argR gene encoding arginine repressor, giving the protein MNKIERQNHIKQIIQAQHIGTQEDIKTFLQNDGINVTQATLSRDLREIGLLKLRDEKGKLYYSLSEPMATPFSPDVRYYIQSVDRAGFMLVLHTSLGEADVLANLVDSDNIADVLGTIAGADTLLIICRNEEIAQRYEKDLAASL
- the argS gene encoding arginine--tRNA ligase — protein: MDTKTLVANEIAKVVPELEQDTIINLIETPKNSEMGDLAFPAFSLAKVLRKAPQMIASDLAEKINADQFEKVVAIGPYINFFLNKSLISQDVMKDVITEKADFGQQHIGDGQNITLDMSSPNIAKPFSVGHLRSTVIGDSIASLYSKLGYNLFRINHLGDWGKQFGMLIVAYKLWGDPKAVEADPIAELLKLYVRINAEAEEKPELDEEARQWFKKLEDGDKEAWDLWQWFRDESLVEFNRIYEKLNITFDHYHGEAFYNDKMDEGLQILEDKNLLHDSKGAKIVDLEKYNLPPALIKKSDGATLYITRDMATAMYRKRTFDFVKNIYVVGQEQSHHFKQLKAVLKEMGFDWSDDMVHVSFGLVTKNKKKLSTRKGNIILLEPTLDEAVSRALTQIEAKNPDLENKEEVAKQVGIGAIKFYDLKTDRDNGYDFDLEAMVSFEGETGPYVQYAYARIQSILRKANFTPDASANYSLKDTESWEIIKLIQAFSKTIQRAAEKYDPSTIAKYAIQLAQAFNKYYAHTHILDESDERDSRLALCYSTGIVLKEALRLLGVEAPEKM
- a CDS encoding YitT family protein → MNNIERLNRLKELVLITLGVAIYAFGFVNFNMANKLAEGGVAGITLILHAMIGINPAYSSLILNIPLFILGAKIFGKRSLFLTIYGTVTMSIFIWLWQKVPIAMGLEHDMMLVAVVGGLCAGLGSGIVFRYGATTGGTDIIGRIAEEKLGIKLGQTLLFIDALVLIASLSYIDLKHMLYTLVASFVFSQVITVVQNGGYTIRGMIIITKHSKAAAAQILTEINRGVTYLRGEGAYSGNEYNVMYITLSPNEVREVKRILADLDPDAFISIVDVDEVISSDFKIRRKNYDKPV
- a CDS encoding YlbF family regulator; amino-acid sequence: MIHYQESLKQLIEAVENHSSIKDFKAISQNNQFLEKYKNDAYLMKLNQQNALLFEKFEKTNAAKQSNIEARKLQDSLEDQPLINDYRQKMQDASDLIQYVTKTIEEKINKEIKDDRA